From the Teredinibacter turnerae T7901 genome, one window contains:
- the clpS gene encoding ATP-dependent Clp protease adapter ClpS, producing the protein MRNSKNLHLTLSKDDDVDSGADSGLALQEAKPRLKKPPMYKVVLLNDDYTPMEFVVHVLESFFNMDREKATHVMLTVHTKGKAVCGVYSRDVAETKAMQVNQFARQNEHPLLCEIEACDDGDSD; encoded by the coding sequence ATGAGAAATTCGAAAAATCTTCATCTAACATTAAGTAAAGATGACGATGTGGACTCAGGCGCAGACAGTGGGCTGGCTCTTCAGGAAGCAAAGCCTCGTTTGAAAAAGCCGCCAATGTACAAGGTGGTACTTTTGAATGACGATTACACGCCTATGGAGTTTGTCGTCCACGTTCTGGAGTCATTCTTTAATATGGATCGCGAGAAGGCCACACATGTCATGTTGACAGTTCACACGAAGGGGAAGGCAGTGTGTGGTGTTTATTCCCGGGATGTTGCAGAAACAAAGGCGATGCAAGTGAACCAATTTGCTCGTCAAAACGAACATCCTTTACTGTGTGAGATCGAAGCTTGTGATGATGGCGATTCTGATTGA
- the cspD gene encoding cold shock domain-containing protein CspD, which produces MPTGTVKWFNNAKGFGFILPEGGGEDLFAHYSSVEMDGYRTLKAGQPVSFDIEQGDKGLHAKHIRVLKTPASADDSESQDNEKAPNLEDHLITES; this is translated from the coding sequence ATGCCTACCGGAACCGTAAAATGGTTTAACAACGCCAAAGGCTTTGGGTTTATTTTGCCCGAAGGCGGCGGCGAAGATCTCTTCGCACACTACTCTTCCGTTGAAATGGATGGATACCGCACGCTAAAAGCCGGCCAGCCTGTAAGTTTCGACATAGAACAGGGCGATAAAGGCTTACATGCCAAACATATTCGCGTGCTCAAAACGCCTGCTTCGGCAGACGATTCTGAGTCACAGGATAACGAGAAAGCACCCAACCTAGAGGATCATCTCATCACAGAATCCTAG
- the clpA gene encoding ATP-dependent Clp protease ATP-binding subunit ClpA has product MLSKELEATLNNAFKGARSKRHEFMTVEHLLLALLDNESAASVLRACGADLGILRRDLSEFVDTTTPLIPETDKERETQPTLGFQRVLQRAVFHVQSSGKNEVTGANVLVAIFSEQESQAVYYLKQQSIARIDVVNFITHGISKVSGSNPHADHGSEQMDEEVTGTGEGGQTNPLESFATNLNEQAQKGRIDPLVGRDYEVERVIQILARRRKNNPLLVGESGVGKTAIAEGLAKKIIDKEVPEVLENSVVYSLDLGSLLAGTKYRGDFEKRFKGLLAELKKREGAVLFIDEIHTIIGAGAASGGVMDASNLLKPLLTSGDLRCIGSTTFQEYRGIFDKDRALSRRFQKIDVNEPSVDDTYKILKGLKSRFEKHHNLKYTDTALKSASELAAKYISDRFMPDKAIDVIDEAGAYQQLQPESKRKKIIGVKDIENIIAKIARVPAKTVTSSDKELLSKLEDTLRMTVFGQEEAISAISSAIKLNRAGLTNHDKPIGSFLFAGPTGVGKTELCKQLASAMGVELVRFDMSEYMERHTVSRLIGAPPGYVGFDQGGLLTDAVTKQPHCVVLLDEIEKAHPDVFNLLLQVMDHGTLTDNNGRAADFRNIVLIMTTNAGAETMSRTSIGFTQQDHTTDGMEAIKRAFTPEFRNRLDSIIQFGSLSLEVVKTVVDKFLMELQHQLDDKKITLEVTDEAREWLAVNGYDEKMGARPMARIIQDMVKKPLAEMLLFGELSDGGGVVSVVVEDGKLKVVPHPEVSAEQRTPEVCT; this is encoded by the coding sequence ATGCTGAGCAAAGAGCTAGAAGCAACATTGAACAACGCATTCAAAGGTGCCCGTTCAAAACGTCATGAGTTTATGACAGTAGAGCATCTTCTACTCGCCCTGTTGGACAACGAATCGGCAGCGAGCGTGCTACGCGCGTGCGGTGCCGATTTGGGCATTTTGAGGCGGGACCTTTCAGAGTTTGTCGATACGACAACGCCATTGATACCGGAGACCGACAAAGAGCGGGAAACCCAGCCGACACTGGGCTTCCAGCGGGTTCTACAAAGAGCCGTGTTCCATGTCCAATCCTCCGGTAAAAACGAAGTCACTGGTGCAAATGTGCTGGTGGCAATTTTCAGCGAGCAGGAAAGTCAGGCGGTTTACTACCTGAAGCAACAGAGTATTGCTCGTATTGATGTCGTAAATTTTATCACTCACGGTATTTCCAAAGTCTCCGGTTCGAACCCGCATGCAGACCATGGCAGCGAGCAAATGGACGAGGAAGTAACTGGCACGGGTGAGGGAGGCCAGACAAATCCTCTCGAGTCGTTTGCGACAAATTTGAATGAACAAGCACAAAAAGGTCGTATAGATCCGCTTGTGGGTCGAGATTACGAAGTGGAGCGTGTAATTCAAATACTCGCTCGCAGGCGCAAAAACAACCCATTACTGGTTGGTGAAAGTGGTGTCGGTAAAACGGCAATCGCTGAGGGCCTGGCTAAAAAAATCATCGATAAAGAAGTACCCGAGGTACTCGAAAACAGCGTGGTTTACTCGCTCGATTTGGGTTCTTTACTTGCTGGAACAAAGTACCGAGGCGATTTTGAAAAACGCTTTAAAGGCCTGTTGGCGGAACTTAAAAAGCGTGAAGGTGCTGTATTGTTTATTGATGAGATACACACAATCATTGGTGCCGGTGCAGCGTCTGGGGGCGTGATGGATGCGTCCAACCTGCTAAAACCGCTTCTTACAAGTGGTGATTTACGCTGTATCGGTTCGACAACCTTCCAGGAGTACCGCGGTATTTTTGACAAAGACCGTGCGCTGTCTCGTCGTTTCCAAAAAATCGACGTGAACGAGCCTTCTGTCGATGATACTTACAAAATTTTGAAGGGGCTGAAAAGTCGCTTTGAGAAGCACCACAATCTCAAGTATACGGATACCGCCCTTAAAAGTGCGTCCGAACTTGCAGCCAAATACATCAGTGATCGTTTTATGCCTGATAAAGCGATCGACGTTATCGATGAGGCGGGCGCATATCAGCAGTTGCAACCGGAATCCAAACGCAAAAAAATTATTGGTGTAAAAGACATCGAAAATATTATTGCGAAGATAGCACGGGTGCCGGCGAAAACCGTCACTTCAAGCGATAAGGAATTGCTTTCAAAACTTGAAGATACCTTGCGTATGACGGTTTTCGGCCAAGAAGAAGCGATTTCCGCGATTTCTTCCGCAATTAAGCTTAATCGGGCCGGGCTGACCAATCACGATAAGCCCATTGGTTCTTTCCTCTTTGCAGGTCCTACAGGCGTGGGTAAAACGGAGCTGTGTAAGCAGCTGGCGAGCGCGATGGGTGTTGAGTTGGTGCGTTTCGATATGTCGGAATACATGGAAAGGCATACTGTTTCCCGCTTGATTGGTGCGCCTCCTGGCTATGTCGGTTTTGATCAGGGCGGGTTGCTCACAGATGCTGTTACCAAGCAGCCTCATTGTGTAGTGCTGCTCGACGAAATCGAAAAAGCTCATCCGGATGTATTTAACCTGCTGCTTCAGGTAATGGATCACGGGACACTTACCGACAACAATGGGCGTGCAGCCGATTTTAGAAATATTGTTCTTATCATGACGACAAATGCCGGTGCAGAGACGATGAGCAGAACTTCAATCGGGTTCACTCAGCAGGATCACACAACCGACGGCATGGAGGCAATTAAGCGCGCGTTTACGCCTGAGTTCCGCAATCGGCTTGACAGTATTATCCAGTTTGGCAGCTTGTCGCTCGAGGTGGTTAAAACCGTTGTCGATAAGTTCCTTATGGAGCTGCAACATCAGCTAGATGACAAGAAAATTACGCTTGAAGTCACTGATGAAGCGCGAGAATGGTTGGCTGTTAACGGCTACGACGAAAAAATGGGTGCGCGGCCAATGGCTCGGATAATCCAGGATATGGTCAAAAAACCGCTTGCAGAGATGTTGCTGTTTGGTGAGCTATCTGACGGTGGCGGGGTTGTCTCGGTGGTGGTGGAAGACGGTAAGCTCAAAGTCGTTCCTCACCCTGAAGTATCCGCTGAACAGCGCACACCGGAAGTCTGCACTTAA